In one window of Microcaecilia unicolor chromosome 9, aMicUni1.1, whole genome shotgun sequence DNA:
- the FAM177A1 gene encoding protein FAM177A1 gives METCPPQQERSLQEPKRCLLTDAEQPDFQDYELESVHILPTPTPTPSKIASDSNSMIPTPQLCWKLQSDGAKEFENVELGIVGKMKKIPRRIIHFASGETMEEYSTDEEEEQEKRDLLPSVDPTKLTWGPYVWFYMLRAATSTLSVCDFLGERIASFLGISTPKYQYAIDEYYRMKKEEEEEEEENKMSEEAERRYQEQNKTQEGDSVETVQPEVMTSFVNINFEIKGDAQPTVKH, from the exons ATGGAAACGTGCCCACCACAGCAGGAAAGGAGCTTGCAAGAGCCTAAACGCTGTTTACTTACTGATGCTGAACAACCAGACTTTCAAGACTATGAG ctggagtcagtaCATATTTTACCAACGCCGACTCCGACTCCatccaaaattgcttctgactccaACTCCATGATTCCGACTCCGCAGCTCTGCTGGAAA TTGCAGTCAGATGGTGCCAAAGAATTTGAGAATGTGGAACTGGGGATTGTAGGAAAGATGAAGAAAATTCCCAGGAGGATCATTCATTTTGCAAGTGGGGAAACCATGGAGGAATACAGCACAGATGAAGAGGAGGAACAGGAGAAGCGAGATCTCTTGCCTTCTGTTGACCCG ACAAAACTAACCTGGGGCCCATATGTGTGGTTTTACATGCTGAGAGCAGCTACATCTACTCTTTCAG tgtgtgATTTCCTTGGTGAAAGGATTGCCTCTTTTCTGGGTataagtacccccaagtaccagtATGCCATTGATGAGTATTATAGAATGAAGAAGGAG gaggaagaagaggaagaggagaataAAATGTCAGAAGAGGCAGAAAGACGTTATCAAGAACAGAACAAGACACAGGAAGGTGACAGTGTTGAAACTGTCCAGCCTGAAGTGATGACTTCCTTTGTGAATATTAATTTTGAAATCAAGGGAGATGCTCAGCCCACTGTGAAACATTAA